TGCAGAGAATAAACGATCGGCTTCATCCATAATAAAGTATTTAATAGAACGTAAATTGAAACCTTTTGTATGCTCCAAATGATGTAAAACTCTACCTGGTGAACCTACGACCACATGTGGTTTCTTTGCCAATGCCAATGATTGTGACATTGAATCAATACCACCAACTAATACACAAGTTTTCACACCAATCGTTGAACCGATTGCATTGAATTGATCGGCAATTTGATATGCTAATTCTCTAGTGGGTGCCAATGCTAAACAGAATAAACCTTGTGGTGCTTCCAATAGCTTTTGTAATACTGGAATTACGAATGCTGCTGTTTTACCAGAACCAGTTTGTGCCAACCCAATAATATCTCTACCTTTTAATGCCCATGGAATAGATTCCCTTTGAATCTcttttggtttattaaatCCTAATTTATTACATGCATCAATAATTTGTGGGTGAACTCCCAATGATTCAAATGTAACATTCTCATATTTCTTTTCCTCTTCTTCtgatttcttttgatttgtattatttataaattcttcaatctctttttcttcttcttctttttctaataatgaaTCTTCATCTAattcttcatttttaatttcttttttaatttcttttttaatttcttctttaacttcttcttcttcttcttctttaacTTCTTTTTCCtcttgttttttaattactttttttacaatttgttTTGGTTTTTCTGTCAATGTCGATTTCTTTGGTGCTGCTGCTATtgatgttgtagttgttttttttacaacTGCACTACCATTACTTTTTAatgttggttttttttttatgtctGTGATTGCCattgttttatattaataaataaaaaaaaaaataaaaaataaataaaaaaaaaaaatttctcgTTTCATTcggtttttaattttttttttttttttttatttttttttttatttttttattttttttttttttatttttttataatttttttaaataaacatgGATGTGAACAAAAATAGTTtaagttaaaattaaattgataatcaaaaccaaaataaaataaaataataataaatttaaaggaatttaaaaaagaaataattaaatattgatgaaattattattacatatATTAAAGATTAAAGAGAATCAATTAACAAACTTggaataaattgaaaatggatGTCCACcttcaaaaaattattcgCTTCACAAAAAaggaattaaaataaaaataaaataaaaataaaaataaaaataaataattgttccaattttcaaaaaaaagttattaaatGCTCAGGTCATGGTCATTTTCAAGGTGAAACATAcaataaacaaattatatCTTCCACATTtgtcatttaaaaatgaaaaaatgtGAAAATCACTGACCAAGTTAGAAGCTACCAAAGTTCAGTTGGCCTTAGCTACAGTTCATCTGTTGGAATTGCAATTGGAAGTTGCCATTCACTATGCCATTAACTaaactaattaattaattaattcaaccaAGGAAATTATTTCCTTCGTCATTTCAAATtgtatcaataaaaaaaataaataaatattaccaatgtaaaattgtttaaattaaattcaaaaaataaaaaacactaaatggtgttttttattattttttttgttggaGCATTAATAAAATTCGTCTTTAGACTTTGATGCCTAAGGTGAATATTTGCAAACAGAGCTCTCACTCCTgctttcaatttttttttttttaattttttttttttttaaattaaatttgtttagaaacaaaatgaaaaaagatttattatttttcgcACAATAATACATGAAGGGATCATTAACATCAAAACTTGGTTAggtttaataatattagagGGGTGATTGTAATAGAAATATAtgaataattaaaagaatagGATATTTTGAACAgtttagataaaaaaaatttaaataactaTTAGTCTGGGAAATCATTgtagaatttaaattttcactctattactaaattttttttttcaatattcaaagaatcaattgtaaattttcaaagtaatagattggaaaaaaaaaacgataaaattataaaaaagagTGATATTTATGAACttccaattatttttttattttaagatttaacagaatttttttttttaattttcagacattggttttaattttgcTGAAAATGTTTTCATTTGTTTAGCAATGACCttctttttatatattgTAACAATAGTAGCAAAAGTTATTGCAATAGCAGCAACAGAACAACCAACGATAATTCCAGCCAATTGTGCTTTTGATAATCCAGATGATGGTTTTGGTGAGcatattgaattttcattatcatttgttgttgatggatTTGAATTGAGAAGTAATGAGAAATCTGGATcaattattacatttttGTTA
This region of Dictyostelium discoideum AX4 chromosome 3 chromosome, whole genome shotgun sequence genomic DNA includes:
- the ddx47 gene encoding DEAD/DEAH box helicase; its protein translation is MAITDIKKKPTLKSNGSAVVKKTTTTSIAAAPKKSTLTEKPKQIVKKVIKKQEEKEVKEEEEEEVKEEIKKEIKKEIKNEELDEDSLLEKEEEEKEIEEFINNTNQKKSEEEEKKYENVTFESLGVHPQIIDACNKLGFNKPKEIQRESIPWALKGRDIIGLAQTGSGKTAAFVIPVLQKLLEAPQGLFCLALAPTRELAYQIADQFNAIGSTIGVKTCVLVGGIDSMSQSLALAKKPHVVVGSPGRVLHHLEHTKGFNLRSIKYFIMDEADRLFSADFEEEVNNILKVIPKERNTYLFSATMTSKVAKLQRASLVNPVKVQVASKYQTVDTLLQQYLFVPFKYKDCYLAYILNELAGNLTIIFTSTCASSTKIAMMLRNLGFGAIPINGDMDQGKRLASLNKFKQGTKSILVATDVAARGLDIPSVDLVINYDVPTNSKEYVHRVGRTARAGNSGRAITIVTQYDVEMYQRIEFVLKKKLDSFPCQEETVLIFLERVQEAHRIATNELKDKNYSSSSDRHSGDSEGSIDINKRKVIKKVHKKKKY